From Daucus carota subsp. sativus chromosome 6, DH1 v3.0, whole genome shotgun sequence, the proteins below share one genomic window:
- the LOC108226778 gene encoding uncharacterized protein LOC108226778, with translation MGNEANVVQLGNGETKVVNSEESGVNMEAKNVVKISPPSMMHVSSDARDEGINVPSDLTLAGTVLTLSPDLTCVDAAHGSTHARSPYTPEERCFNLFAPAVGEIKMAPRGSKCSQEARSSDARSIRFGSSVKVMMDEFNESESEDIEERLLKFMYEDLLGVIVSEQVYSVQHDTCLDEVLPKHVILDGFTTPEPLLTGIAETCPPAPVKSARRAVNIEGSLCRKLDF, from the coding sequence ATGGGGAATGAAGCTAATGTTGTTCAACTGGGTAATGGAGAAACGAAGGTGGTGAATTCGGAGGAGAGTGGCGTTAACATGGAAGCTAAGAATGTTGTCAAGATTTCTCCGCCATCAATGATGCATGTTTCTTCTGATGCACGCGATGAGGGTATAAACGTACCTTCAGATTTGACATTGGCAGGTACTGTTCTTACTTTGTCTCCAGATTTGACTTGTGTTGATGCAGCCCATGGTTCTACACATGCACGTAGCCCATACACCCCAGAGGAGAGATGCTTTAACCTTTTTGCTCCTGCTGTTGGTGAAATAAAGATGGCACCACGAGGTAGTAAATGTTCTCAGGAAGCAAGAAGTAGTGATGCCCGGAGCATTAGATTTGGCTCTTCTGTGAAGGTTATGATGGATGAATTTAATGAAAGTGAATCAGAAGATATTGAAGAGAGGTTATTGAAATTTATGTACGAAGATTTGTTGGGCGTTATTGTTTCAGAACAAGTGTATTCAGTTCAGCACGACACTTGTCTTGATGAGGTTTTACCGAAGCATGTCATACTCGATGGATTCACGACCCCTGAGCCTCTTCTCACTGGGATTGCTGAAACCTGCCCTCCTGCTCCAGTAAAGTCTGCACGCAGAGCTGTGAACATTGAGGGAAGTTTATGTAGAAAGCTTGACTTTTGA
- the LOC108225622 gene encoding E3 ubiquitin-protein ligase RING1 has product MSTVADAGTATRQYFCYQCNCTVNVATESSSSEVICPQCNGGFLEEYDDSNLNAPDLFPENNEISRILRGGNMFGGRDEFDPLSFFLTYLNTLRAGGANIQFVVNNNNNNDDDDNNNNNNRRDFYSDHGRLINPLGLRIPINLGDYVVGPGLEQLIQQLSENDPNRHGPPPAAKSAVEGLKSVEIKDEMSDCDYSQCAVCMDGFAVGEKAKEMPCKHLFHSDCILPWLEMHNSCPVCRFELPTDDEDYENRKRGVEPSGGGIGQASGGGMAQLSGGRTMTLGIGGSLGNVYSNPRMMERRFRIQLPMLIRSGGETSNTGTGNSEPENDHAGGSNTDSQATDDVD; this is encoded by the coding sequence atgTCCACCGTCGCCGACGCTGGCACCGCCACCAGACAGTACTTCTGCTACCAATGCAATTGCACGGTCAATGTAGCAACAGAATCGTCATCCTCTGAAGTCATTTGCCCGCAATGCAACGGAGGTTTTCTCGAAGAATACGACGATTCTAATTTAAATGCTCCTGATTTGTTTCCGGAGAATAATGAAATTTCAAGGATTCTACGAGGGGGAAACATGTTTGGGGGTCGGGATGAGTTCGATCCGTTGTCGTTTTTCTTGACTTATTTGAATACATTGCGTGCTGGTGGtgcaaatatacaatttgtggtcaataacaataacaataatgatgatgatgataacaataataataataatcgtCGAGATTTTTATAGTGATCACGGGAGATTGATTAATCCGCTAGGACTACGAATTCCGATAAATTTAGGTGATTATGTTGTTGGACCAGGGCTTGAACAATTGATACAGCAGTTATCGGAGAATGATCCGAATAGGCACGGACCACCTCCTGCTGCAAAATCAGCGGTGGAAGGGCTTAAGAGTGTCGAGATTAAGGATGAGATGAGTGATTGTGATTATTCGCAATGTGCGGTGTGCATGGATGGTTTTGCGGTAGGGGAGAAGGCGAAAGAGATGCCGTGTAAACATTTGTTTCATTCGGATTGTATTCTGCCGTGGCTGGAGATGCATAACTCATGTCCTGTTTGTCGGTTTGAGTTGCCTACGGATGATGAGGATTACGAGAATAGGAAGCGTGGGGTGGAGCCGAGTGGAGGCGGGATAGGACAAGCGAGTGGAGGTGGGATGGCGCAATTGAGTGGAGGGAGAACAATGACACTCGGTATTGGGGGGTCTTTGGGAAATGTATACAGTAATCCCAGGATGATGGAGAGGAGGTTTAGGATCCAGTTGCCAATGCTCATCAGAAGTGGAGGGGAAACAAGCAATACCGGAACTGGAAATAGTGAGCCGGAGAATGATCATGCTGGAGGTTCCAACACCGATAGTCAAGCGACAGACGACGTTGATTAA
- the LOC108192841 gene encoding plastid division protein CDP1, chloroplastic, with the protein MVTIQAVPELCVRTNNKLLSSKSNNTEICGYTSGLTGSPSDFFGNGGSSCVGVLNVYGRRRRCGRWRVRAAARSDVNVRVIEKSSGSSGSGSGNVNGNRSGLVDIPVSCYQLLGVPDQAEKDEIVKAVMHLKSSEIDEGYTTDAVVSRQNLLVDVRDKLLFEPEYAGNLRANILPKASLRIPWAWLPGALCLLQEVGEEKRVLDIGRSALNHADSKLYTHDLLLSMALAECAIAKISFEKNKISQGFEALARAQCLLRSHVSFGQMSLLSQIEESLEELAPACTLEILGMPNTPENAERRLGANAALRELLRQGLDVEATCQVQDWPSFLYQALRVLMAAEIVELLPWEKLASIRRNRKSIESQNQRIVIDFHCFYLALIAHIAVGFSTQQRDLISKAKVISESLIASEGTDLKFEESFCLYLLGQGDESVAAEKLRQINLNSTTTSRTLISGKESREVPSANQSLESWMKENVLLLFPDTRDCSSSLENYFAGEKKAGKKQYKRAQPIPSSINLRPLSHGTFDRKTYEQPDSSPNSSQHLGTAVNQLSPSNSQAPSIAVKVGNNDSLPSVQLKRNLGAQNYNVWAIWFGEHSLGGNLIVVTALGFILFVTFKLLSVRLWRSKFTSGWALTKPKTDASSAVWSDSSLQQIRGPAFNKENSIISKLKQILSSQKVQLRSSSEARASKTSSLDDTSTLKTAVYKSPMHVEEAENLVKQWQTTKAEALGPNHQVSGLFEVLDEAMLIQWQSLADEAQKRSCFWRFLLLQLSILKADILLDEIGNEMAEIEALLEEAAELVDAKQQTKNPNYYSTYTIRYLLKRQEDGSWRFCEGTVQIA; encoded by the exons ATGGTGACGATTCAAGCAGTTCCTGAGCTCTGTGTCCGTACAAACAACAAATTGTTGAGTAGCAAGAGTAATAACACCGAGATTTGCGGTTACACTAGTGGATTAACAGGTAGTCCTAGCGACTTTTTCGGAAATGGTGGTAGTAGTTGTGTTGGGGTTTTGAATGTGTACGGAAGGAGGAGGAGGTGTGGGAGGTGGAGAGTGAGGGCGGCGGCGAGGAGTGATGTGAATGTTCGGGTCATCGAGAAGAGTAGTGGTAGTAGTGGTAGTGGTAGTGGTAATGTGAATGGAAATCGAAGTGGACTCGTCGATATTCCGGTCTCGTGCTATCag CTTCTTGGTGTTCCTGATCAAGCAGAGAAAGATGAGATCGTGAAGGCAGTCATGCACTTGAAGAGCTCTGAGATTGATGAAGGGTACACAACAGATGCTGTTGTATCTCGCCAG AATCTTTTGGTGGATGTGAGAGACAAGCTACTTTTTGAGCCGGAATATGCTGGTAATTTAAGAGCAAACATTCTACCAAAGGCATCTCTTCGAATTCCATGGGCATGGTTGCCTGGAGCTCTTTGTCTTCTACAGGAG gttggagaaGAGAAGCGTGTGCTAGATATTGGGCGTTCTGCCCTGAATCATGCAGATTCTAAGCTTTATACTCATGATTTGCTTCTGTCCATGGCACTAGCAGAG TGTGCAATTGCAAAAATTAGTTTCGAGAAGAACAAGATTTCTCAAGGATTTGAAGCTCTTGCACGTGCTCAATGTCTTCTTAGAAGTCACGTATCATTTGGGCAGATGTCTTTGTTGTCACAG ATAGAAGAATCTCTGGAAGAGCTGGCACCTGCATGCACTTTGGAGATATTAGGAATGCCTAACACACCTGAAAATGCTGAGCGGCGACTAGGTGCCAATGCAGCATTGCGTGAATTGCTTAGACAGGGTCTTGATGTTGAGGCTACATGTCAAGTTCAAGATTGGCCAAGTTTCTTGTATCAAGCCCTTCGTGTGCTAATGGCTGCAGAAATTGTTGAACTGCTTCCTTGGGAAAAATTAGCATCTATTCGGAGAAACAGAAAGTCCATAGAATCACAAAATCAGAGAATTGTTATTGATTTCCATTGTTTTTACTTGGCCCTGATAGCTCATATTGCCGTTGGATTTTCAACCCAGCAAAGAGATTTG ATTAGCAAGGCGAAAGTGATTTCCGAGAGCTTAATAGCTTCAGAAGGCACTgacttaaaatttgaagaatCTTTTTGCCTATATCTTCTTGGACAG GGTGATGAGTCTGTGGCCGCTGAAAAGCTTCGTCAGATTAATCTGAATTCAACTACTACTTCAAGAACTCTGATATCAGGAAAGGAAAGTAGGGAGGTGCCAAGTGCAAACCAATCACTA GAATCATGGATGAAAGAAAACGTTCTACTCTTGTTTCCAGACACAAGAGATTGTTCTTCATCTTTG GAAAACTATTTTGCTGGTGAAAAGAAAGCTGGAAAGAAGCAATATAAAAGAGCTCAACCGATCCCCTCTAGCATAAACCTCAGACCACTTTCCCATGGTACATTTGATCGAAAAACTTATGAGCAGCCTGATTCCAGTCCAAACTCCTCTCAACATCTTGGAACTGCTGTAAATCAGTTATCCCCGTCAAATTCACAAGCCCCTTCTATTGCTGTTAAGGTTGGAAACAATGATAGTTTGCCATCTGTGCAATTGAAGAGAAATTTGGGTGCACAAAATTACAATGTCTGGGCTATATGGTTTGGTGAACATAGTCTTGGCGGGAATTTGATAGTTGTTACAGCTCTGGGATTCATATTGTTTGTTACCTTTAAACTCTTGAGTGTCCGTTTGTGGAGGTCTAAATTTACATCTGGATGGGCCTTGACGAAACCAAAGACGGATGCTAGTTCTGCTGTCTGGAGTGATTCTTCCTTACAGCAGATCCGAGGACCTGCTTTCAATAAGGAGAACAGTATCATCAGCAAGCTTAAACAGATACTCTCATCACAAAAGGTGCAGCTTAGGAGCTCATCTGAAGCACGAGCATCGAAAACCTCTTCCCTAGATGACACGAGTACCCTGAAGACAGCAGTATACAAAAGTCCAATGCATGTGGAAGAAGCTGAAAATCTAGTTAAGCAATGGCAAACTACTAAGGCCGAAGCTCTTGGCCCTAACCATCAAGTTAGTGGCCTTTTTGAAGTTCTTGATGAGGCAATGCTCATTCAG TGGCAATCCTTGGCTGATGAAGCACAAAAAAGATCTTGTTTTTGGAGATTTCTTTTGCTGCAATTGTCTATACTTAAGGCCGACATTCTATTAGATGAGATTGGCAATGAGATGGCAGAGATAGAAGCTCTCCTGGAGGAAGCAGCTGAATTGGTTGATGCTAAGCAGCAGACAAAGAACCCTAACTATTACAG CACATACACTATACGGTACCTTTTGAAGAGGCAAGAAGATGGCTCGTGGCGATTTTGTGAAGGCACTGTTCAAATTGCGTGA